From Alphaproteobacteria bacterium, the proteins below share one genomic window:
- a CDS encoding nitronate monooxygenase: protein MWSDRRFIDLVDIEHPILLAPMAGSGTPALGAAVSEAGGLGSLACAMLNVDQIRSGVGVMRQRTDKPINVNFFVHQDPVPDAAREAGWRKSLGAYYAEFGIDPSKIAEGPGRAPFDEAACELMVELKPKVVSFHFGLPERRLFERVKSAGCITLSSATTVEEARWLEDHGVDAVIAQGNEAGGHRGMFLTEDVAAQPGTFALVPQIADAVKVPVIAAGGIADSRGVVAALALGASAVQIGTAYLFCDEAGISPIHRAALKSARADQTALTNVFTGRPARGLLNRVMREQGPISPHAPAFPLATSGIGPLRAAAEAKGSGDFSPLWSGQAASLGQGGPAAEFTRKLIEGARERMKSLAR from the coding sequence ATGTGGTCCGACCGCCGTTTCATCGACCTCGTCGACATCGAACATCCGATCCTCCTGGCGCCCATGGCCGGCTCCGGTACGCCGGCGCTGGGCGCCGCCGTGAGCGAGGCCGGCGGGCTGGGTTCGCTGGCCTGCGCCATGCTGAATGTCGACCAGATCCGCTCCGGCGTCGGCGTGATGCGCCAGCGCACCGACAAGCCGATCAACGTGAACTTCTTCGTCCACCAGGATCCGGTGCCCGACGCGGCGCGCGAGGCGGGATGGCGCAAATCGCTGGGCGCCTACTATGCCGAGTTCGGCATCGATCCGTCGAAGATCGCCGAAGGTCCAGGCCGTGCACCGTTCGACGAGGCGGCCTGCGAGCTGATGGTCGAGCTCAAGCCGAAGGTGGTGAGCTTCCATTTCGGCCTGCCGGAAAGGCGCCTGTTCGAGCGGGTGAAGAGCGCCGGCTGCATCACGCTGAGCTCGGCGACCACGGTCGAGGAAGCACGATGGCTCGAGGATCACGGCGTCGACGCGGTGATCGCCCAGGGCAACGAGGCCGGCGGCCATCGCGGCATGTTCCTCACCGAGGACGTCGCCGCCCAGCCCGGCACCTTCGCCCTGGTGCCGCAGATCGCCGACGCGGTGAAGGTGCCGGTGATTGCCGCCGGCGGCATCGCCGATTCGCGCGGCGTGGTCGCGGCCCTGGCGCTGGGTGCGAGCGCGGTACAGATCGGCACCGCCTACCTGTTCTGTGACGAGGCCGGCATCAGCCCGATCCACCGCGCGGCGCTGAAGTCGGCGCGCGCCGACCAGACCGCGCTCACCAACGTCTTCACCGGCCGGCCGGCGCGCGGCCTTCTGAACCGCGTGATGCGCGAGCAGGGCCCGATCAGCCCGCACGCACCGGCCTTCCCGCTGGCCACGTCGGGCATCGGCCCGCTGCGCGCGGCGGCCGAGGCCAAGGGCTCGGGCGATTTCTCACCGCTATGGTCGGGTCAGGCGGCGTCGCTGGGCCAAGGCGGCCCAGCCGCCGAGTTCACGCGGAAGCTGATCGAAGGCGCACGCGAGCGCATGAAGTCGCTCGCGCGCTAA
- a CDS encoding LysR family transcriptional regulator, with translation MDASDLRVFEAVARLGGMNRAAQALNTVQSNVTARVRALEAELGAPLFDRHSRGVALTAAGQRLLPYATKVQHLLDDAARAARDDGSPSGRLTVGTLETTAALRLAEPLARFAAEWPAVDLVVRTGTTTELIDMVLERRVEGAFVAGPVDHPELRDEPVFREELAIFSGRDLVSLDELSGRRELKLIVLRAGCSYRQRLEHVLARRGVVSTRLLEFGTLEAIFNCVAAGIGITLLPRQLAGGVWSASRVAVHQLPPNEAMVRTVFIRRRDAFMSSALSAFVAAAGVEPECSSATRRRAGTAAIVAVRNAD, from the coding sequence ATGGACGCCTCCGATCTGCGTGTGTTCGAGGCGGTGGCCCGCTTGGGCGGCATGAACCGCGCCGCCCAGGCGCTCAATACCGTGCAGTCCAATGTCACCGCGCGGGTGCGGGCGCTGGAGGCCGAGCTCGGCGCGCCGCTGTTCGACCGGCATAGCCGCGGCGTGGCGCTGACCGCGGCCGGCCAGCGCCTGCTGCCCTATGCGACGAAGGTCCAGCACCTGCTCGACGATGCCGCGCGCGCCGCGCGCGACGACGGCTCGCCCTCGGGCCGGCTGACCGTGGGCACGCTCGAGACCACGGCCGCATTGCGGCTGGCAGAGCCGCTGGCGCGCTTCGCCGCCGAATGGCCGGCGGTCGATCTCGTGGTGCGTACCGGCACCACGACGGAGCTGATCGACATGGTGCTGGAGCGCCGCGTCGAGGGCGCCTTCGTCGCCGGCCCGGTCGATCACCCTGAACTGCGCGATGAGCCGGTGTTCCGCGAGGAGCTGGCCATCTTCAGCGGCCGCGATCTCGTTTCGCTCGACGAACTCTCGGGTCGCCGCGAGCTGAAGCTGATCGTGCTGCGCGCGGGCTGCTCCTACCGCCAGCGGCTGGAGCACGTGCTGGCGCGGCGCGGCGTGGTTTCCACGCGCCTGCTGGAGTTCGGCACACTGGAGGCGATCTTCAACTGCGTCGCCGCCGGCATCGGCATCACCCTGCTGCCGCGTCAGCTGGCCGGCGGCGTGTGGAGCGCCAGCCGTGTGGCGGTGCATCAGCTGCCGCCGAACGAGGCGATGGTGCGCACGGTCTTCATCCGCCGTCGTGACGCCTTCATGTCGAGCGCGCTGTCGGCCTTCGTCGCGGCCGCCGGTGTGGAGCCTGAATGCTCATCCGCGACACGAAGGCGCGCAGGCACTGCAGCTATTGTCGCGGTGCGCAATGCCGACTAG
- the phbB gene encoding acetoacetyl-CoA reductase produces MARVALVTGGTRGIGAAISRMLKLRGYVVAANYAGNDVAATQFKEETGIPVYKFDVGDFAAVQAAVAQIEKDLGPIDVVVNNAGITRDATMRRLTRDNWDQVMNTNLGSCFNVCKAVWDGMNTRGFGRIVNIGSINGQGGQYGQVNYAAAKSGIHGFTKALAQEGAAKGVTVNAIAPGYTDTDMVSAVPANVLEKIVAKIPVGRLGKADEIARGVLFLVADDAGFITGSTLSINGGQHMY; encoded by the coding sequence ATGGCTCGCGTTGCATTGGTCACCGGCGGTACCCGCGGCATCGGCGCCGCGATCTCCAGGATGCTGAAGCTGCGCGGCTATGTCGTGGCGGCCAACTACGCCGGCAACGACGTCGCGGCGACGCAGTTCAAGGAGGAGACCGGCATCCCGGTCTACAAGTTCGACGTCGGCGATTTCGCCGCCGTGCAGGCCGCCGTGGCGCAGATCGAGAAGGACCTCGGGCCGATTGATGTGGTGGTCAACAACGCCGGCATCACGCGCGACGCCACCATGCGCCGCCTGACGCGCGACAACTGGGACCAGGTGATGAACACCAACCTCGGTTCCTGCTTCAACGTCTGCAAGGCGGTGTGGGACGGCATGAACACGCGCGGCTTCGGCCGCATCGTCAACATCGGCTCGATCAACGGCCAGGGCGGCCAGTACGGCCAGGTCAACTACGCCGCCGCCAAGTCGGGCATCCACGGCTTCACCAAGGCGCTGGCCCAGGAAGGCGCCGCCAAGGGCGTCACCGTCAATGCCATCGCCCCGGGTTACACCGACACCGACATGGTCTCGGCGGTGCCGGCCAACGTGCTCGAGAAGATCGTCGCCAAGATCCCGGTCGGCCGGTTGGGCAAGGCCGACGAGATCGCCCGCGGCGTGCTGTTCCTGGTCGCTGACGACGCCGGCTTCATCACCGGCTCGACGCTCAGCATCAACGGCGGCCAGCATATGTATTGA